Proteins encoded by one window of Pseudanabaena sp. BC1403:
- a CDS encoding polysaccharide biosynthesis tyrosine autokinase — MTEYPKATYVGKYVDDSFKLAKFLRVLRKRWIVIVAVSVTVFAGNTYYTFTRTPQYRSSASLLVNSTIAVSDIQLPGLPTSSTVNLGTEIAILKSRPLIEIAVSKMQQSPSSAYKDLDALTIMSGLDIRPEKDTMVLRLTYTDSNPKRAQGVLNALAQTYVEYSLKDRRTKSSTAIKFIQDKLPQVKQQLDKSALAVTQFRKTYNIVDPDTYAASVYKMREALENQAQDLQIKIAQVQQQYEVLSRQVGKSPEAAIGGAILQQDAPYQSLVKQFQEVETNYFLERTRFRGDHPSVIALKDRRDELYRLLETRAQSVVGVRGNTANITNEPNSAIQQNLASQLFDAQTTLAVSQAQLESIRNAQTEVSTAFSKIPQIQQKYVEIQRQLALDSSTYNKLSEKLEELRISEAQEISSWKVLEPPLIPIRPSSPDIERSLITGAISGLVLGVLFALLLNRLDQRIREVGEVREIIDIPLLASIPITETASLSAINSQGLLPTSSYYAFKEALGSLALNLRYLGTDNMMKVIAFTSSVPSEGKSTLTYNLAIILSALGYRTLLVDADMRKPTVHKLAGLSNKVGLSTALATPSPWQDLIQAGDDDDRLHILTSGSLPPNPMLLLESNKMAALLQEWRQEYDYVLVDTPPVIGITDAQCLTSKVDTFILVAAINRSTRSGISRALEILSTARANVSGLLINMIGSSDSEYHYGYYDRYYLNPSETVEEEPDSEEDSEVEAIESPS, encoded by the coding sequence ATGACTGAATATCCTAAAGCTACCTATGTAGGCAAGTATGTCGATGACTCATTTAAACTTGCCAAATTCCTCAGAGTACTCCGCAAGCGCTGGATCGTCATCGTAGCTGTCTCGGTCACCGTATTTGCTGGAAACACTTACTACACATTTACCAGAACTCCGCAATATCGCTCAAGTGCTTCACTCTTAGTCAACTCAACGATCGCTGTATCAGATATCCAACTCCCAGGCTTGCCCACTAGCTCTACGGTTAATCTTGGTACAGAAATCGCTATTCTGAAAAGTCGGCCTTTGATTGAAATAGCCGTCTCCAAGATGCAGCAATCCCCTTCATCTGCTTACAAAGATCTAGATGCATTGACAATCATGAGCGGATTAGACATCCGTCCTGAAAAAGACACGATGGTTTTGCGTCTTACTTATACAGATAGTAATCCCAAACGAGCGCAGGGAGTTTTAAACGCATTAGCTCAAACCTATGTCGAATATAGCTTAAAAGATCGCCGTACTAAATCCAGTACTGCGATTAAATTTATTCAAGACAAACTTCCCCAAGTCAAGCAACAACTGGATAAGTCAGCTCTAGCAGTTACCCAATTTCGTAAGACCTATAACATCGTCGATCCTGACACTTATGCCGCCTCTGTCTATAAAATGCGTGAGGCTCTAGAAAATCAAGCTCAAGACTTACAAATCAAAATTGCCCAAGTCCAACAGCAATATGAAGTTCTTAGTCGTCAAGTTGGTAAATCTCCAGAAGCTGCGATCGGCGGTGCGATTTTGCAACAAGATGCTCCTTACCAATCCTTGGTTAAGCAATTCCAAGAAGTTGAAACTAACTACTTTTTAGAGCGAACTCGATTTCGAGGTGATCACCCTAGTGTTATTGCCCTTAAAGATCGTCGTGATGAACTCTATCGGCTACTGGAGACTCGCGCTCAGTCAGTAGTAGGCGTTAGAGGCAATACAGCAAATATTACCAATGAACCTAATAGCGCGATTCAACAAAACCTGGCCTCTCAGTTATTTGATGCTCAAACTACCCTTGCTGTGAGTCAAGCTCAACTAGAAAGCATCCGCAATGCCCAGACAGAAGTATCTACGGCTTTTTCTAAGATTCCCCAGATTCAACAAAAGTATGTGGAAATTCAAAGACAACTTGCCCTTGATAGCTCTACCTATAATAAGCTCAGCGAAAAACTAGAAGAATTAAGGATTTCTGAAGCTCAAGAGATTTCATCGTGGAAGGTTTTGGAGCCACCACTTATTCCCATCAGACCATCTTCTCCAGATATCGAGAGAAGTTTGATTACTGGAGCAATTTCTGGCTTAGTACTAGGTGTCCTATTTGCCCTGTTACTCAACCGCTTAGATCAGCGGATTCGTGAGGTCGGAGAAGTTAGAGAAATAATTGATATTCCTTTACTTGCCTCAATTCCGATAACAGAAACAGCCTCTTTGTCGGCAATCAACAGTCAAGGTCTATTGCCCACTAGCAGCTACTATGCTTTTAAAGAGGCGCTAGGTTCTCTCGCATTAAATTTGCGCTACTTGGGTACAGACAACATGATGAAAGTAATTGCTTTCACCTCATCTGTACCTTCTGAAGGCAAGAGTACATTGACTTATAATCTTGCCATCATTCTATCGGCTCTAGGATACAGAACTCTTTTAGTTGATGCAGATATGCGAAAGCCAACCGTTCATAAGTTGGCTGGGCTGAGCAATAAAGTTGGTTTGTCTACGGCTTTAGCAACCCCTAGTCCTTGGCAAGATCTGATTCAGGCAGGAGATGATGATGATCGTTTGCACATTTTAACTTCAGGCTCTCTTCCTCCCAACCCAATGCTATTGCTTGAGTCAAATAAAATGGCAGCCCTACTACAAGAATGGCGACAAGAGTACGATTATGTATTAGTTGACACTCCACCTGTAATTGGCATAACTGACGCTCAGTGTTTGACCTCTAAGGTTGACACCTTCATTTTGGTGGCTGCGATTAATCGCTCTACAAGAAGTGGAATTTCCCGAGCTTTAGAGATTTTATCAACAGCTAGGGCTAATGTTTCTGGATTGTTGATTAATATGATTGGCTCCTCTGACAGCGAATATCACTATGGATACTATGATCGTTATTATCTAAATCCTTCAGAAACTGTCGAAGAAGAACCTGATTCGGAAGAGGATTCAGAAGTTGAAGCAATAGAAAGTCCCTCATAA
- the lysA gene encoding diaminopimelate decarboxylase encodes MTSVLTSLKQETVVANPLKSNASNLNSLSPNQQLLPLTAVVNSSDHLEIGGCDVVDLVRQYGSPLYILDEVSLRTACQQYRDAFAKHYQGQSQVLYASKAWSCLAVCAIVGSEGLGIDVVSAGEILTALRAGVSPSLIYFHGNNKSADELSYALESGCTIVVDNWHELQTLDLLAKEQSLAVSFIAPRIMLRLTPGIECHTHEYIQTGHIDSKFGFDPNEIEAVFAFVSASSLNCIGIHAHIGSQIFELQPHQDIGGVMVQWFKLAIEKYGLKFSELNIGGGLGIRYVESDDPPSIEDWVQTVSAGVTDAFIASGLPLPKLLCEPGRSLVGSTCVTAYTIGGSKTVPDIRTYITVDGGMSDNPRPITYQSKYRAVVANHMSASLSQTVTIAGKHCESGDILIKDIQLPETKSGDILVVFGTGAYNYSMASNYNRLPKPAAVVVGTGESSLIIKRETREDLLRQDCLPERLRK; translated from the coding sequence ATGACTAGTGTTTTAACCAGTCTAAAACAAGAGACTGTTGTGGCGAATCCCCTAAAAAGTAATGCTTCGAATCTAAATAGCTTGTCGCCAAATCAACAACTTCTACCATTAACTGCTGTAGTTAATTCTAGCGATCATCTCGAAATTGGTGGTTGTGATGTGGTGGATTTAGTGCGGCAATATGGTTCACCACTATATATTTTGGATGAAGTCAGCCTCAGAACTGCTTGTCAGCAATATCGGGATGCCTTTGCTAAGCATTATCAAGGACAGTCACAGGTTTTATATGCTTCCAAAGCTTGGAGCTGTCTGGCTGTTTGTGCGATCGTTGGCTCTGAAGGGCTGGGGATCGATGTCGTATCGGCAGGTGAAATCTTGACGGCTCTTCGGGCAGGTGTTTCGCCAAGTTTGATTTATTTTCATGGCAATAATAAATCTGCCGATGAACTGAGCTATGCCCTAGAGTCTGGTTGCACGATCGTAGTTGATAACTGGCATGAGCTACAAACTTTGGATCTCCTTGCCAAAGAGCAATCCCTTGCAGTGAGTTTTATTGCACCACGCATCATGTTGCGCCTGACCCCAGGGATTGAATGTCATACCCATGAATATATTCAGACTGGACATATTGATAGTAAATTTGGTTTTGACCCCAATGAAATCGAAGCAGTATTTGCTTTTGTTAGTGCGTCTAGCCTTAACTGCATTGGTATCCATGCTCATATTGGTTCACAAATTTTTGAACTACAACCACACCAAGATATTGGCGGTGTGATGGTGCAATGGTTTAAACTTGCGATTGAAAAATATGGTTTGAAGTTTTCAGAGCTAAATATTGGCGGTGGTCTGGGGATTCGCTACGTGGAATCAGACGATCCACCTAGCATTGAAGATTGGGTACAAACAGTAAGTGCTGGTGTAACTGATGCATTTATTGCATCAGGTTTACCATTACCCAAGCTGCTTTGTGAACCAGGGCGATCGCTAGTCGGTTCCACCTGTGTGACAGCCTATACCATTGGTGGCAGCAAAACTGTTCCTGATATTCGCACCTACATCACCGTTGACGGTGGCATGTCTGACAATCCGCGTCCAATTACCTATCAATCGAAATATCGCGCTGTGGTGGCAAATCACATGAGTGCATCCTTGTCTCAAACTGTGACGATCGCAGGTAAGCATTGCGAATCAGGTGATATTTTAATTAAAGATATTCAACTGCCTGAGACTAAATCTGGCGATATTCTCGTTGTATTCGGAACGGGAGCATACAATTACAGCATGGCATCGAATTACAATCGGTTGCCAAAACCTGCGGCGGTCGTTGTGGGGACTGGGGAATCCAGTTTAATTATCAAACGAGAAACTCGTGAGGATCTATTACGTCAAGATTGTCTGCCAGAGAGATTACGGAAGTAG
- the uppS gene encoding polyprenyl diphosphate synthase: protein MTAKLLQTLPLDLDHQRLPKHVAVIMDGNGRWAKQKGMPRIAGHRQGVDALKDLLRCCKDWGIAALTVYAFSTENWSRPAQEVDFLMVLFERMLRRELEEMCREGVRISFVGDLDSLSKSLRNEIERSQTATANNQAIHFTVAINYGSRREIVKVCRQIAEATLAGEVNPENIDENLFEQHLYTAGNHNPDLLIRTSGEMRLSNFLLWQMAYTEMYFTHTLWPDFNRSEFHRALVDYQERDRRFGKV from the coding sequence ATGACTGCTAAGCTATTACAAACTTTGCCACTAGACCTCGATCACCAACGCTTGCCCAAACATGTAGCCGTAATTATGGACGGTAACGGACGTTGGGCAAAGCAAAAGGGTATGCCAAGAATTGCGGGACATCGACAGGGTGTAGATGCTCTGAAGGATTTATTGCGCTGCTGTAAAGATTGGGGAATTGCGGCATTAACGGTCTATGCTTTTTCTACGGAAAATTGGAGCCGCCCCGCGCAAGAAGTTGATTTCTTGATGGTTTTATTTGAGCGGATGTTGCGCCGTGAATTGGAGGAAATGTGTCGAGAAGGAGTACGCATTTCCTTTGTAGGTGATCTAGATTCTTTGTCAAAATCTTTGCGAAATGAGATTGAGCGATCGCAAACTGCGACGGCAAATAATCAGGCGATTCACTTTACGGTAGCGATCAACTATGGAAGCCGACGCGAAATTGTGAAGGTATGTCGCCAAATTGCGGAAGCAACTTTGGCTGGTGAAGTTAATCCTGAAAATATTGATGAAAATCTCTTTGAGCAACATCTCTATACGGCAGGAAATCATAACCCTGATCTATTGATTCGCACTAGTGGCGAAATGCGCTTGAGTAATTTTCTGCTCTGGCAAATGGCATACACGGAGATGTATTTTACCCATACGCTTTGGCCAGACTTCAATCGCAGTGAATTTCACCGAGCGCTGGTTGACTATCAAGAACGAGATCGCCGATTTGGTAAAGTATAA
- the cdaA gene encoding diadenylate cyclase CdaA — translation MQWFNINSIAFIMRAIDILAVLGLIYLMLSLSNDRRTLLMVRGIIFLLIASVLSDRLGMRLLNFVLDKLLIGAAVAMAVILQPELRRFLERLGRGDLLSLIQPPTNRRSPVEVDSVIEEINDAVIELSQNRTGALMIIETGEPIDDRDFSVPGVRLNALLSKELLHTIFQTSTLLHDGAILIREDRILAAGVILPISERAASREIGTRHRAAMGITDRVRNCFCIVVSEETGSIAIAENGILDRPISSSRLREILETKLGNYRPTSLGRTVPRFNWLWSNSILKNMVSRKSSEKK, via the coding sequence ATGCAGTGGTTTAATATCAACTCAATTGCATTCATTATGAGGGCGATCGATATCCTTGCGGTATTAGGATTGATCTACCTCATGCTGTCTCTCAGCAATGATCGCCGCACGTTATTGATGGTGAGGGGGATCATCTTTTTGCTAATTGCTAGCGTATTGAGCGATCGCCTTGGTATGCGATTGCTCAATTTTGTCCTAGATAAATTATTGATTGGTGCAGCCGTGGCGATGGCAGTGATTTTGCAGCCAGAGCTGCGGCGATTTCTAGAACGGCTGGGACGTGGAGATCTACTTTCGTTAATTCAACCGCCAACAAATCGGAGATCACCTGTTGAGGTTGACTCAGTAATTGAAGAGATTAATGATGCTGTGATTGAACTATCACAAAACCGTACAGGGGCATTGATGATTATTGAGACGGGTGAACCCATTGACGATCGCGATTTTTCAGTACCAGGGGTGAGACTTAACGCCTTATTATCGAAAGAGCTATTGCATACAATATTTCAAACTTCGACGCTTTTACATGATGGAGCTATCCTAATTCGAGAAGATCGGATTCTGGCGGCTGGTGTGATTTTGCCAATTTCTGAACGAGCCGCCTCGCGGGAAATTGGAACTAGACACCGTGCTGCAATGGGAATTACTGATCGCGTTAGAAATTGCTTTTGTATTGTCGTTTCCGAAGAAACAGGCTCGATCGCGATCGCGGAAAATGGCATCTTAGATCGTCCGATTTCCAGTAGTCGTCTGCGAGAAATATTAGAAACTAAACTTGGTAATTATCGTCCAACTTCTTTAGGAAGAACAGTACCACGCTTTAATTGGCTCTGGTCAAACTCAATTCTCAAAAATATGGTAAGTCGAAAATCGTCAGAAAAGAAATGA
- a CDS encoding phosphoribosyltransferase yields MSDLYVSWEEYHANIERLAAQIHQSQWEFDQILCLARGGLRIGDVLSRIYDKPLAILSTSSYGGKDFQERGNLTIASNITMTTATLGKRILLVDDLVDSGVTLARILEWLQQHEEFAITEVRSAVLWFKECSIAKPDYYVDFLADNPWIHQPFEKYEKLNPSDL; encoded by the coding sequence ATGTCAGATCTTTACGTTTCATGGGAAGAATATCACGCCAACATCGAGAGATTGGCAGCCCAAATTCATCAATCCCAATGGGAATTCGATCAAATTCTTTGTCTTGCTAGGGGCGGCTTACGTATTGGTGATGTACTTTCGCGGATTTACGACAAACCCCTCGCCATTCTCTCGACTTCTTCCTATGGTGGCAAAGATTTTCAGGAAAGAGGCAACTTGACGATCGCTAGTAATATCACCATGACTACGGCGACACTTGGCAAAAGGATTTTGCTAGTGGATGATTTAGTCGATTCAGGTGTGACTCTAGCGAGGATCTTGGAATGGTTGCAACAGCATGAAGAATTTGCAATTACTGAAGTGAGATCGGCGGTTCTATGGTTCAAAGAATGCTCGATCGCTAAGCCCGACTATTATGTGGATTTTTTGGCGGACAATCCTTGGATTCATCAGCCTTTTGAGAAATATGAAAAACTCAATCCTAGCGATCTGTAA
- a CDS encoding cofactor assembly of complex C subunit B, with product MPATIPTIYSTLFLTILLFYGLISFLRGSIRDRTTDALFAVENLTDDHLLKQVRDHFQQRAYKVVEIDPERDVANLSGQVKPSLFLAIFLTILAAVGLICLGVVLGILIPELENLWLWLTLLSPIAGVFYWRGTPRERKVSLQLLPETRLKVRAHKDEIEELQRSLNLEKIDY from the coding sequence ATGCCTGCAACTATTCCGACAATATATTCCACCCTGTTCTTAACAATCCTGTTGTTTTATGGGTTAATTTCTTTTTTGCGTGGTTCAATCCGCGATCGCACAACTGATGCATTGTTTGCTGTAGAAAACCTTACGGACGATCACCTATTGAAGCAAGTTCGCGATCATTTTCAACAAAGAGCTTACAAAGTAGTTGAGATTGATCCAGAACGGGATGTTGCCAATCTCTCAGGTCAAGTCAAACCAAGTCTTTTTTTGGCAATATTTCTGACAATACTAGCGGCAGTTGGTTTAATTTGTTTGGGGGTAGTTTTAGGTATTTTAATCCCTGAGCTAGAAAATCTTTGGTTGTGGTTGACGCTCTTGTCACCGATCGCTGGTGTGTTTTATTGGCGGGGTACACCGCGCGAGCGCAAAGTTAGCCTGCAACTTTTACCTGAAACAAGACTTAAGGTTCGCGCTCACAAAGATGAAATCGAAGAATTGCAAAGATCTCTAAACCTAGAAAAAATAGATTATTAA
- a CDS encoding chlorophyll A-B-binding protein gives MSEETKVRTAFTKDERGILNNWAIEPKMYFDDKVEKKGEQKGEDRREEPLGTAKLLNGRLPMIGITLIVLAIIGITLIAIA, from the coding sequence ATGTCCGAAGAAACTAAAGTGCGTACTGCTTTTACAAAAGATGAGCGCGGCATCTTAAATAATTGGGCGATCGAACCCAAGATGTATTTTGATGACAAAGTTGAGAAGAAGGGTGAACAAAAAGGCGAAGATCGAAGGGAAGAGCCTTTGGGTACTGCAAAACTCCTAAATGGACGATTACCAATGATTGGGATTACCTTAATTGTTTTGGCAATTATTGGGATTACCTTAATCGCCATTGCATAG
- a CDS encoding diflavin flavoprotein → MVDAVESPSIVNVAEKSIERRLTIQVAEIAADTTTIRSLDWDRDRFDIEFGLQNGTTYNSFIIRGEKLALVDTSHAKFRELYLKTLQGLIDPAQIDYLVISHTEPDHSGLVKEILSLAPNVTVVATKVALQFLGELINQPFKQQVVKNGDQVDLGNGHILQFVNAPNLHWPDTMMTFDLGTSILYTCDIFGMHYCSDAVYDEDLKRITPDYRFYYECLMAPNARSVISAMKRMDDLPQAEIVANGHGPLLRYNIKELTENYRQWSQAQTKGETNVVVCYVSDYGYCDRLSQAIARGIAKTGVAVEMADLKAIDLQELRELVGHAAGLVVCTPPAANSHVETAIGAILAAASEKQVIGLYEPHGDQDSSIDLLNNRFKDLGVVTAFPAIRVRENPNEAIYQTCDEAGTDLGQMLTRKQNIKQLKAIDADLDKALGRLAGGLYIISAAKGGARSAMLASWVAQASFKPLGFTVAVAKDRAIESFMQVGDRFVLNVLEDGNYSKLMQHFLKRFAPGADRFEGVKTQLSSFGAPILTDALAFMECEVISRMECSDHWIIYAIAEEGRVSKPESLTAAHHRKVGNHY, encoded by the coding sequence GTGGTAGATGCTGTTGAGAGTCCTTCTATTGTAAATGTTGCAGAGAAGTCGATTGAACGCCGACTCACTATCCAAGTTGCCGAAATTGCGGCTGACACGACCACAATCCGATCGCTTGATTGGGATCGCGATCGCTTTGATATCGAGTTTGGTTTGCAAAATGGTACTACTTATAACTCTTTTATCATTCGTGGCGAAAAACTTGCGTTAGTCGATACATCCCACGCCAAGTTTCGTGAACTATATCTCAAAACTCTCCAAGGTCTAATTGATCCTGCACAGATTGATTATTTGGTAATTAGCCATACAGAGCCAGACCACAGTGGCTTAGTAAAGGAAATATTGTCCTTAGCCCCCAATGTCACTGTGGTGGCGACCAAAGTGGCTTTGCAGTTTCTGGGTGAGCTGATCAATCAGCCGTTTAAGCAACAAGTTGTCAAAAATGGCGATCAAGTTGATCTGGGCAATGGTCATATTTTGCAATTTGTGAATGCACCAAATCTGCATTGGCCAGACACAATGATGACCTTTGATCTTGGCACATCAATTTTGTATACCTGCGATATTTTTGGAATGCATTATTGCAGTGATGCTGTTTACGATGAGGATTTAAAAAGAATTACGCCAGACTATCGCTTTTATTACGAATGCTTGATGGCTCCCAATGCGCGATCGGTAATTTCGGCGATGAAGCGGATGGATGATTTACCGCAAGCGGAAATCGTCGCAAATGGTCATGGGCCTTTGCTGCGCTATAACATCAAAGAACTGACCGAAAACTATCGCCAATGGAGCCAAGCACAAACTAAGGGCGAAACTAATGTAGTAGTTTGCTATGTGTCCGACTATGGCTATTGCGATCGCCTATCGCAGGCAATCGCCCGTGGTATTGCCAAAACTGGTGTGGCTGTGGAAATGGCAGATCTCAAAGCGATCGATTTACAGGAATTGCGTGAACTGGTCGGTCATGCGGCAGGTTTAGTCGTCTGCACACCGCCAGCAGCCAATAGTCATGTGGAAACGGCGATCGGCGCAATTCTTGCCGCAGCTAGTGAGAAGCAAGTAATTGGTCTGTATGAACCGCATGGAGATCAAGATTCCTCTATCGATTTGTTAAATAACAGATTTAAAGATTTGGGCGTTGTCACCGCGTTTCCAGCGATTCGGGTTCGCGAAAATCCGAACGAGGCAATCTACCAAACCTGTGATGAAGCAGGTACTGACTTGGGGCAAATGCTAACTCGTAAGCAAAACATCAAACAACTAAAAGCGATCGATGCCGATCTTGATAAAGCTTTAGGACGTTTAGCAGGTGGTTTGTATATTATCTCAGCCGCCAAAGGTGGTGCTCGCAGTGCGATGTTAGCTTCTTGGGTGGCTCAAGCCAGTTTCAAACCTCTCGGCTTTACCGTTGCCGTCGCAAAGGATCGGGCGATCGAGTCGTTTATGCAAGTAGGCGATCGCTTTGTGTTAAACGTTCTCGAAGATGGTAATTATTCCAAACTGATGCAGCATTTTCTAAAACGATTTGCTCCAGGGGCAGATCGCTTTGAAGGTGTCAAAACCCAATTATCGTCATTTGGCGCACCAATCCTCACTGATGCCCTAGCATTTATGGAATGTGAAGTGATAAGTCGGATGGAATGCAGCGATCACTGGATCATCTATGCGATCGCTGAGGAAGGCAGGGTTTCTAAACCTGAGTCTCTCACCGCCGCCCACCACCGTAAAGTTGGTAACCATTACTAA
- a CDS encoding response regulator codes for MQKNTNFVLVVDDEIEIQRLFKQRFRKRILSKELDFVFASNGIEALEILKETKHISMILTDIRMPKMDGLSLISKLIEIDQNIKAVVVSAYGDMQNIRMAMNCGAFDFVTKPIDFEDLEITIDRTFAFVSHLREQQKQLEETLAQVRVLEMKEIALAHDKDLAEAANRAKSAFLANMSHEIRTPMNGVIGMTDLLSTTNLTEEQRDYVKIIRDSGDSLLTIINDILDFSKIESGMLKIESRSLVLEDIIRSVYELLSKQANDKSLNIQYSIHPDIPQNLFGDAARIRQVLINLLGNAIKFTLQGNVAIAIEPRPIENCNELCELVFAVEDTGIGIEVNQLNLLFQPFTQADSSISRQYGGTGLGLAISKRLVELMGGTIWVESLGRIGGNPPDSWTLDSEAIHQQGSVFYFTLMLRTAPTESDHSSISSTTQPILSPVAQATTPSSSLQVLIAEDNLVNQRVLQLFLETLGYIPTIANNGLEALEAMKTQTYDVIFMDMQMPKMDGITATKQIRQDCGQQPWIVALTANALPEDRQLCIDAGMNDFITKPIQIENIVNIFNRYNNPK; via the coding sequence ATGCAAAAAAATACAAATTTCGTTTTAGTAGTTGATGACGAGATTGAGATTCAAAGACTCTTTAAGCAACGTTTTAGAAAAAGAATTTTATCTAAAGAACTAGATTTTGTATTTGCTTCAAATGGAATAGAAGCTTTAGAAATCCTGAAAGAAACAAAACATATCTCGATGATTCTTACTGATATTAGGATGCCTAAGATGGATGGGCTATCCTTAATTTCAAAATTAATAGAAATTGATCAAAATATAAAAGCAGTAGTGGTTTCAGCCTATGGAGATATGCAAAATATTCGGATGGCGATGAATTGCGGAGCTTTTGATTTTGTTACCAAACCCATTGATTTTGAAGATTTAGAAATAACAATTGATAGAACATTTGCTTTTGTTTCTCATTTGCGGGAGCAACAAAAACAACTTGAGGAAACTCTTGCGCAGGTGAGGGTGCTAGAAATGAAGGAAATAGCTTTAGCTCATGATAAAGATTTGGCAGAAGCAGCAAATCGCGCGAAGAGTGCTTTTTTAGCCAATATGAGCCATGAAATTCGTACCCCGATGAATGGAGTAATTGGAATGACGGATTTATTGTCAACCACCAATTTGACAGAAGAACAGAGAGATTATGTAAAAATCATTCGTGATAGTGGTGATTCTCTTTTAACTATTATTAATGACATTCTTGATTTCTCTAAAATTGAATCAGGAATGCTCAAGATAGAAAGCCGATCGCTGGTTCTAGAAGATATCATCAGGTCTGTCTATGAACTTTTGAGTAAACAAGCAAATGATAAAAGTCTTAATATTCAATATTCGATACATCCTGATATCCCTCAGAATTTATTCGGTGATGCGGCAAGAATACGACAAGTTTTAATCAATCTTTTAGGTAATGCGATTAAATTTACTCTGCAAGGCAATGTTGCGATCGCGATCGAGCCTCGGCCGATCGAAAATTGCAATGAATTATGCGAATTAGTCTTTGCAGTTGAAGATACGGGTATTGGTATTGAAGTTAATCAGTTAAATTTATTGTTTCAACCATTCACACAAGCTGATTCTTCCATCAGTCGTCAGTATGGAGGAACAGGATTAGGGCTTGCCATTAGTAAGCGTTTAGTTGAGTTAATGGGAGGGACTATTTGGGTCGAGAGTTTGGGGCGAATTGGGGGGAATCCTCCTGATAGTTGGACATTGGATTCTGAAGCTATCCATCAACAAGGATCAGTATTCTACTTTACTCTTATGCTGAGAACAGCACCTACAGAATCCGATCATTCTTCAATATCTAGCACCACTCAACCAATTTTATCTCCTGTAGCTCAAGCAACTACTCCATCAAGCAGTTTACAAGTTCTTATCGCTGAAGATAATCTCGTTAATCAGAGGGTGCTACAACTATTCTTGGAAACACTAGGTTATATCCCAACGATCGCAAACAATGGGTTAGAAGCTTTAGAGGCAATGAAAACTCAAACGTATGATGTAATTTTTATGGACATGCAAATGCCGAAAATGGATGGAATTACGGCTACTAAACAGATTCGTCAAGATTGCGGCCAACAGCCTTGGATTGTGGCTTTAACTGCTAATGCTTTGCCAGAAGATCGCCAATTATGCATAGATGCAGGTATGAATGACTTTATTACTAAGCCAATTCAGATTGAGAATATTGTGAATATTTTTAATAGATATAACAATCCTAAATAG